One Amycolatopsis sp. NBC_00355 genomic window carries:
- a CDS encoding cold-shock protein, with amino-acid sequence MAQGSVKWFNGEKGFGFIAQDGGGPDVFVHYSEIQGTGFKSLDEGQRVEFEIGQGQKGPQAQRVSVI; translated from the coding sequence ATGGCTCAGGGCAGTGTCAAGTGGTTCAACGGTGAAAAGGGCTTCGGCTTCATCGCTCAGGATGGCGGGGGTCCGGACGTGTTCGTCCACTACTCCGAGATCCAGGGCACCGGCTTCAAGTCGCTCGACGAGGGCCAGCGGGTGGAGTTCGAGATCGGGCAGGGCCAGAAGGGCCCCCAGGCCCAGCGGGTCAGCGTCATCTGA
- a CDS encoding class I SAM-dependent methyltransferase, translating into MRPAPMNALKGTNVTKVTIPVGEVFERLLGASSTVSITAYDGSTTGPADAPVAIEVRSPLALDYLISSPGDLGLARAYVAGAIDVKGDLYTALHALAAQVDQLTPADRVWLLRKLGPAHLRRVEPPVEELPGRFRRSLSGLRHSKERDSNAISNHYDVSNRFYELVLGPSMAYTCAVFPEDGATLEQAQEHKFDLVCRKLGLKPGMKLLDVGCGWGGMVAHAVRHYGVEALGVTLSREQAQWAQKHIVALGLADRAEIRHLDYRDVTETGFDAISSIGLTEHIGARNVPGYFRFLAAKLKPHGRLLNHCITNPDSSVAHRSRGFIDRYVFPDGELEAPGELVTAMHDAGLEVRHSENIREHYATTLAGWCANLDEHWDEAVAEAGAGRSRVWALYLAACRLAFERREIELHQILGVRTDNQGGMGMPLRPDWGV; encoded by the coding sequence ATGCGTCCGGCGCCGATGAACGCCCTGAAAGGAACGAATGTGACCAAGGTAACCATCCCGGTCGGCGAAGTCTTCGAGCGCCTGCTCGGCGCCAGCTCCACCGTGTCGATCACCGCCTACGACGGCAGCACCACCGGCCCGGCCGACGCGCCGGTCGCCATCGAGGTGCGCTCCCCGCTCGCGCTGGACTACCTGATCTCCTCCCCCGGCGACCTCGGCCTGGCCCGCGCCTACGTGGCCGGCGCCATCGACGTCAAGGGCGACCTCTACACGGCCCTGCACGCGCTGGCGGCCCAGGTCGACCAGCTGACCCCGGCCGACCGCGTCTGGCTGCTGCGCAAGCTCGGGCCCGCGCACCTGCGCCGCGTCGAGCCGCCCGTCGAGGAGCTGCCCGGCCGGTTCCGGCGGAGCCTGTCGGGCCTGCGGCACTCGAAGGAGCGCGACAGCAACGCGATCTCGAACCACTACGACGTCTCCAACCGGTTCTACGAGCTGGTCCTGGGGCCGTCGATGGCCTACACCTGCGCCGTGTTCCCCGAGGACGGCGCCACGCTGGAGCAGGCCCAGGAGCACAAGTTCGACCTGGTCTGCCGCAAGCTCGGCCTCAAGCCCGGCATGAAGCTGCTCGACGTCGGCTGCGGCTGGGGCGGCATGGTCGCCCACGCCGTCCGCCACTACGGCGTCGAGGCGCTCGGGGTCACACTTTCGCGTGAACAAGCGCAGTGGGCGCAGAAGCACATCGTCGCCCTCGGCCTGGCCGACCGCGCCGAGATCCGGCACCTCGACTACCGGGACGTCACCGAAACCGGGTTCGACGCGATCTCGTCGATCGGCCTGACCGAGCACATCGGCGCCCGCAACGTGCCCGGCTACTTCCGCTTCCTGGCCGCCAAGCTCAAGCCGCACGGGCGGCTGCTGAACCACTGCATCACCAACCCGGATTCGAGCGTCGCCCACCGCTCCCGCGGCTTCATCGACCGCTACGTCTTCCCGGACGGCGAGCTGGAAGCCCCTGGTGAGCTGGTCACGGCGATGCACGACGCCGGGCTGGAGGTCCGGCACTCGGAGAACATCCGGGAGCACTACGCGACCACCTTGGCCGGCTGGTGCGCCAACCTCGACGAGCACTGGGACGAGGCCGTCGCCGAGGCCGGGGCGGGCCGGAGCCGGGTGTGGGCGCTCTACCTCGCGGCCTGCCGGCTGGCCTTCGAACGGCGGGAGATCGAGCTGCACCAGATCCTCGGCGTACGCACCGACAACCAGGGCGGAATGGGGATGCCGCTGCGGCCCGACTGGGGTGTTTGA